One segment of Marvinbryantia formatexigens DSM 14469 DNA contains the following:
- a CDS encoding metallophosphoesterase — translation MQKISWIHVSDLHLGNDSAVDTCLMRRKLPQYISGLNQTFDYVFCTGDVKEWDTDYLKAADYLRSLCTSSKTTLDHLFVVPGNHDVDIGGDEREKVISRLTNWQMDDYKSNVGIISKTDLALLKSGEDNFRSFVDDLFGADRAGQYKRLHFVVTTEHFNIVHLDTTITYGKGHDRDFIVGTRALMDTLDACDASKPIIILTHYSFDFLAQDERNQVEALLSSYNVQLWFAGHEHENLIRWQREKFLECQCGNLVLQKGARSCFLTGELDVDTLDGRISVHAWYEGKGWEEYPFARVGSENDRVFPFRLRLQGDRQIAGVSEELSNACETYGCLSIAGGIFAGVQLNTAILTDLDCNGKLFVNEGTSYPLARAMETLWLTKRSHPELSCNALILGDGGFGKSTMMYHQCGELLFKQYLAVYISLQAREGANNESIFDYVLRCLYRSTDYRARDKFVHLTTAVHTHPDLVLFIDGFNELSGMGAQRYVAEIKALSRYPGVQIIVSSRLDFLRDYGLSCFHMIRTCGLREKQIKQLFEERPDDWENVEAQKNLRILLKNPMMALLYASTCPILEKYAGLDYLAWIRPISNASDLLHDYYLSQIAILVEREMVDGERIFDSMIVINRILPVLAYLTERRNTTSWREAEFKEELKAAVAEVNKSCFGDSMPESLWRVRRKFRVYTDKVKLDTAYDLMISEMVLLKSGNGIVFFAHQIFRDYLAAVYLHNCLLEHYSVERLWHKEKIHKGVVQYIRYLESENAWGVDGKVNQLLLPYRGKEAEEGNWFVRNVLHCWLSVGDGERDLSFLDLRRVSLSDHLKEQFTGTINIDYAWISKETLINDRHHDRIIGICFSHDNRTLAAISVNGLVSIHDKRMSKQIVNTPLFC, via the coding sequence ATGCAGAAGATTAGCTGGATTCATGTTTCTGATTTGCATTTGGGCAATGATAGCGCGGTGGATACCTGCTTGATGCGAAGAAAACTGCCGCAATATATCTCTGGTCTGAACCAGACGTTCGATTATGTATTTTGCACAGGTGATGTGAAAGAGTGGGATACGGACTATCTAAAAGCCGCGGACTATCTCCGCTCTTTGTGTACTTCCAGTAAAACAACGTTGGATCATCTCTTTGTTGTTCCTGGAAACCATGATGTGGATATCGGCGGGGATGAGCGGGAAAAGGTGATAAGCCGTCTGACCAACTGGCAGATGGATGACTACAAATCTAACGTAGGCATTATTTCAAAGACAGATCTTGCCTTGCTCAAGTCGGGAGAAGATAATTTTCGCTCTTTTGTTGATGACCTGTTTGGAGCAGATCGTGCGGGTCAATACAAACGATTACACTTTGTGGTCACCACAGAGCATTTTAATATTGTACATCTTGATACGACCATAACCTATGGCAAAGGGCATGATCGGGATTTTATTGTCGGTACACGTGCGCTTATGGATACACTGGATGCATGTGATGCGTCAAAGCCAATCATCATTCTGACCCATTACTCCTTTGATTTTCTGGCGCAGGATGAGCGGAATCAAGTGGAAGCTTTACTCTCTTCCTATAATGTCCAGCTATGGTTTGCCGGTCATGAGCATGAAAATTTGATTCGATGGCAGAGGGAGAAATTCTTAGAATGTCAGTGTGGGAATCTCGTCCTTCAAAAGGGAGCAAGATCATGTTTTCTGACTGGAGAATTGGATGTGGATACCTTGGATGGCAGGATAAGTGTCCACGCCTGGTATGAAGGAAAAGGTTGGGAAGAATATCCTTTTGCCAGAGTTGGTTCTGAGAACGATCGTGTCTTCCCTTTTCGATTAAGGCTTCAGGGCGATAGACAGATTGCGGGCGTATCCGAAGAATTATCCAACGCCTGTGAGACCTATGGTTGTTTATCCATCGCCGGCGGTATATTTGCTGGTGTACAGCTTAACACAGCTATTTTGACGGATTTGGATTGCAACGGAAAACTCTTTGTAAATGAAGGTACATCCTATCCGCTTGCACGAGCTATGGAAACACTTTGGTTGACTAAGCGGAGTCATCCGGAATTATCCTGTAATGCGTTAATTCTTGGGGATGGTGGTTTCGGAAAAAGCACAATGATGTATCACCAGTGCGGAGAATTGCTGTTCAAGCAATACCTTGCTGTGTATATTTCCTTGCAAGCCAGAGAAGGGGCGAATAATGAGAGTATTTTTGATTATGTCCTTCGTTGTCTGTATAGATCTACGGATTATAGGGCGAGAGATAAATTCGTGCATTTAACGACGGCTGTGCATACACATCCGGATCTTGTCTTGTTTATTGATGGTTTTAATGAACTGTCCGGAATGGGCGCACAAAGGTATGTGGCAGAGATAAAGGCTTTATCGCGGTACCCAGGGGTGCAGATTATTGTTTCCTCTCGTTTGGATTTTCTTAGGGATTATGGCTTGAGTTGCTTTCATATGATCCGGACATGTGGATTACGGGAAAAACAGATAAAGCAGTTATTTGAGGAAAGACCGGATGACTGGGAAAATGTTGAAGCACAGAAAAATTTGCGCATTCTCTTGAAAAATCCCATGATGGCGTTGCTCTATGCAAGTACCTGCCCGATTTTGGAAAAATACGCAGGTCTGGATTATCTGGCATGGATTAGACCGATATCAAATGCGTCGGATCTGCTGCATGATTATTATTTATCTCAGATTGCAATTTTAGTGGAGCGAGAAATGGTCGACGGGGAACGAATATTTGACAGTATGATTGTGATAAACCGTATTCTTCCAGTGCTTGCATATCTGACGGAACGGAGGAACACAACGTCATGGAGGGAGGCGGAGTTCAAAGAGGAATTGAAAGCTGCTGTTGCTGAGGTGAACAAAAGCTGTTTCGGGGATTCTATGCCGGAAAGCCTTTGGAGGGTTAGGAGAAAGTTTAGGGTTTATACGGATAAGGTGAAGTTGGATACTGCCTATGATTTGATGATTTCCGAGATGGTTCTCCTAAAGTCCGGCAATGGAATCGTGTTTTTTGCACATCAGATTTTCCGAGACTATCTTGCCGCTGTGTACCTGCATAACTGCCTGCTGGAGCATTATTCTGTGGAAAGGCTTTGGCATAAAGAAAAAATCCATAAAGGCGTTGTCCAATACATTAGATATCTTGAAAGTGAAAATGCTTGGGGAGTGGACGGGAAGGTCAACCAGCTGCTTTTACCATATCGCGGGAAGGAGGCGGAAGAGGGTAACTGGTTTGTCCGGAATGTGCTTCATTGCTGGCTCTCGGTTGGCGATGGCGAAAGAGATCTGTCATTTCTGGATCTGCGGCGTGTTTCTTTATCGGATCATCTGAAAGAGCAGTTCACTGGTACGATTAATATTGATTATGCCTGGATATCGAAGGAAACGCTAATCAACGATAGGCACCATGACAGGATTATTGGAATCTGTTTTTCACATGACAACAGGACGCTGGCAGCCATATCTGTCAATGGTCTGGTGTCGATCCACGACAAACGCATGAGTAAACAAATTGTGAACACGCCTCTTTTCTGTTAA
- a CDS encoding ISAs1 family transposase has protein sequence MQELLEWMEYIEDSRQQSKVRHTLKDILVIVLFATLANADDWVEMALFAEDYQDYLRKYIELKNGPPSHDTLRRVMGMVSPEILQQLYGKWQERLNRNEGELLKKIICIDGKTMRSNKRNGEKPGHIVSAWSKEDGYCLGQKAVGEKSNEITAIPELLEKIQVKGQIVTIDAMGTQTAIAEKIRNKRADYVLSLKANQGTLYEDVREYFEDPEFRKEIKERGIYKKTQEKAHGQIETREYYQTEKIKWLSQKKAWKGLKSIIMERKTLEKEGKRLIEYRYFISSLKEEIETVSRAVRGHWSIESMHWHLDVTFREDANTTIDKMAAQNLNIIRKWSLSILKTAEVSRHKLSMRKKRYVIGLRPIKHLEEVLES, from the coding sequence ATGCAGGAATTATTAGAATGGATGGAATATATTGAAGACAGCCGCCAGCAAAGCAAAGTCCGGCATACGTTAAAGGATATCCTGGTAATTGTGCTGTTTGCGACTCTTGCAAATGCAGATGACTGGGTAGAAATGGCCCTGTTTGCTGAGGATTATCAGGATTATTTGCGTAAGTACATTGAACTGAAAAATGGTCCGCCATCGCATGATACCCTGCGGCGGGTTATGGGAATGGTGTCACCGGAGATCCTGCAGCAGCTTTATGGGAAATGGCAGGAGCGGTTAAACAGGAACGAAGGGGAACTGCTGAAAAAAATCATATGTATTGATGGTAAAACCATGCGTTCCAATAAGAGGAATGGAGAGAAACCCGGCCATATTGTTTCCGCGTGGAGTAAGGAAGACGGGTACTGCCTTGGGCAGAAGGCTGTCGGGGAAAAGAGCAATGAGATAACAGCCATTCCTGAGTTACTGGAGAAAATACAGGTAAAAGGGCAGATTGTAACCATAGATGCAATGGGGACCCAGACAGCGATAGCAGAAAAGATAAGGAATAAGAGGGCAGATTATGTTCTTTCGTTAAAAGCAAACCAGGGAACATTATATGAGGATGTAAGAGAATATTTTGAAGACCCGGAGTTCCGGAAGGAGATAAAGGAAAGGGGAATTTATAAGAAAACACAGGAAAAAGCACATGGACAGATTGAAACAAGGGAGTATTACCAGACGGAAAAAATAAAATGGCTAAGCCAGAAGAAAGCCTGGAAAGGTCTGAAAAGTATCATAATGGAACGGAAGACATTGGAAAAAGAAGGGAAGCGGCTGATAGAATACCGGTATTTTATCAGCAGTCTGAAGGAAGAAATAGAAACAGTAAGCCGGGCGGTAAGAGGTCATTGGAGTATAGAGAGTATGCACTGGCATTTGGATGTGACATTCCGGGAAGATGCAAACACAACGATTGATAAGATGGCGGCACAGAACCTGAATATTATCAGGAAATGGAGTTTAAGTATACTGAAGACAGCAGAGGTGTCAAGACATAAATTATCCATGAGAAAAAAGAGATATGTAATTGGATTGCGTCCAATCAAGCATTTGGAAGAAGTATTGGAATCTTAA
- a CDS encoding WD40 repeat domain-containing protein, whose amino-acid sequence MIVGQLQQGKESVIGFDADDYLIVKNEHGTYKWSTIAYDKIELGNAKEIMTLPVSDEEQKISALEKRLRESDLGGVCRRASENGRYYAVGFESGYIQVWDVYTQDCIANLSLSDSQIATVAFTRDGKLAALGSGGKLVQIWNVEHGKCIRTIHLLYRVSRVKLPVDGNTLECQFSDGTYYRMDLKTGEKGEMKRTNTKPFVSKSLLKRIKSMKVKDIQFTSKGNAIVLTEKGDAFTWDEKLKRLNGCPGHNSPVTAIAVCSADERFAASYSPEKYHADRNDRKRRDLLDNQKLVRVRIIKTGQCQWRLPTKGRSITKLQFFTSNRIILAGYASNGDILLWELINEQKYGREIGHWESVEIVRNNQAEPLECAFPEKKKTFISAYADGTILIRSFSSSRDQRIIATIPGIDAGVFRWKNLYCDEDLLKMLEGYPH is encoded by the coding sequence ATGATTGTGGGACAGCTTCAACAAGGAAAAGAGAGTGTAATCGGTTTTGACGCAGATGATTATTTGATTGTAAAAAATGAGCATGGTACTTATAAATGGTCGACAATCGCTTATGACAAGATAGAATTAGGGAATGCTAAAGAAATCATGACGCTCCCGGTTTCGGATGAAGAACAGAAAATTTCTGCTTTAGAGAAACGTCTCAGAGAGTCTGATTTGGGTGGCGTTTGCAGGAGAGCTTCGGAGAATGGAAGATATTATGCGGTTGGATTTGAAAGCGGATATATCCAGGTTTGGGACGTCTATACACAAGACTGCATTGCAAATCTGTCTTTGAGTGACAGCCAAATTGCTACAGTAGCGTTCACGCGGGATGGGAAACTTGCGGCTCTTGGTTCTGGTGGAAAACTTGTTCAGATATGGAATGTAGAGCATGGCAAATGTATTAGGACAATCCACTTGTTATATCGGGTGAGTAGAGTGAAACTTCCGGTAGATGGCAACACACTTGAATGTCAATTCTCGGATGGGACATATTACAGGATGGATCTGAAAACAGGTGAAAAGGGTGAGATGAAACGGACAAACACCAAGCCATTTGTTTCAAAGTCCCTTCTGAAACGAATCAAGTCCATGAAGGTAAAAGATATTCAGTTCACATCGAAGGGAAATGCAATCGTTCTGACTGAGAAGGGAGATGCGTTTACTTGGGATGAGAAGTTGAAGCGGCTGAATGGTTGCCCTGGGCATAACAGTCCGGTGACAGCCATTGCTGTGTGTTCTGCAGATGAGCGCTTCGCCGCAAGTTATTCGCCGGAGAAATACCATGCGGATAGAAATGACCGAAAAAGGAGGGATTTGTTGGATAACCAGAAACTGGTGCGGGTCAGAATCATCAAAACCGGACAGTGCCAGTGGCGATTGCCAACGAAAGGGCGGTCAATCACGAAACTGCAGTTTTTTACCAGTAATCGAATTATTCTGGCAGGATATGCGTCTAATGGCGATATTCTTCTCTGGGAACTGATCAATGAGCAAAAGTATGGACGAGAAATAGGTCATTGGGAATCGGTTGAGATTGTGCGGAACAATCAAGCTGAACCATTAGAGTGTGCTTTTCCGGAAAAAAAGAAGACTTTTATAAGTGCATATGCGGATGGAACGATTCTGATTCGATCATTTTCAAGCAGCAGAGATCAGCGGATTATTGCAACGATTCCAGGCATAGATGCAGGTGTCTTCCGGTGGAAGAACTTATACTGTGACGAAGACTTGCTGAAGATGCTGGAAGGTTATCCACATTAA